The genomic region AATGGCTTCTTCGGTTTGGGAATTGACCCAGCCTTCGCGGGTCACGACCGTGATGGATTTTTGGGTTGGAATTCCGTCTTTGAAGTCATCGAGCGGGCCGACATCAATCCAGTTCCCTTCTTTTCCAGAAGCTGAGGTCTTGAGCGCCTGGGCAACGGCGTATCCATAAATCGTCACGCCCATCACACCAGCAACACCAGCCCCAATCAGGGCAATTGCCAACCCTAAAAAAGTACGGCGCGAGCCATCGACGTCATGCGGAGCGTCTGATTGCGTCATAAGCAGATTTTTTCTAGCCAAGGAATGTATTGAGGTGGGGAGTAGAGTCAGCAGCACTATAGCATTCCAGCAATATCAAATGCTATTTGCTTTAATAACAGACTTCATTTAAGTAGGTGATAAAAAGTCCCTTGACACAAGTCAA from Acidobacteriota bacterium harbors:
- a CDS encoding ubiquinol-cytochrome c reductase iron-sulfur subunit — encoded protein: MTQSDAPHDVDGSRRTFLGLAIALIGAGVAGVMGVTIYGYAVAQALKTSASGKEGNWIDVGPLDDFKDGIPTQKSITVVTREGWVNSQTEEAIWVTRQGDAFTVLTATCPHLGCKVQWQTEGQTPKFFCPCHASSFEKSGKLIQGASARGLDTLNWRKSPDGTLLQVDFKRFKALIAEKVELV